From the Streptomyces syringium genome, one window contains:
- a CDS encoding DUF6087 family protein, whose translation MDEEPLKDWAQRREADRERKKGRLRAVPLGPGRHRGFHVHPQAPRVIEQWDGYEWTPVTVADDLAAAQDLLHPTDPAGDPAGEWDRPAPGKPPGKHRKPERTDRRET comes from the coding sequence ATGGACGAGGAACCCCTGAAGGACTGGGCGCAGCGGCGCGAGGCGGACCGGGAACGCAAGAAGGGCCGGCTGCGCGCGGTGCCGCTCGGGCCGGGGCGGCACCGCGGATTCCATGTGCATCCGCAGGCTCCGCGCGTCATCGAGCAGTGGGACGGCTACGAGTGGACGCCGGTGACCGTCGCGGACGATCTGGCCGCGGCGCAGGACCTCCTCCACCCGACCGATCCCGCCGGAGACCCGGCGGGGGAGTGGGACCGCCCGGCCCCGGGGAAGCCTCCCGGGAAACACCGCAAGCCGGAGCGCACGGACCGCCGGGAGACGTGA
- a CDS encoding protein-arginine deiminase family protein, with the protein MDQPPSTRRTRVRVLACAAVVAAALSPTAARAGTPAAPELRAPQGTVLLPNLDDDARRCTVRPGDLDRLDVAVDERLAACHDAADDQVNGPEDAKDLTPVRVRPMSVGKRATGRVAVPAAQRPYARIFIERDGRYVSLGTDGRIGAEELRRGARLAVEGRDIVRDPARWDGRITVTLTVTEHDTTRRARVTLRTAPVLLQHDLQRAEHVFAAAPGPGTGQPVEIPAATRRPGQWRAFADSLRSAARKAGLPEGELRFQRGTAPWWRDVWRQDIAEPGYVTKPTPDGPHTMRVLLRSPNYWASEDGRSASLRRSGRLLHRDLRGPDVAVVQQYTPHRDKNVDELLNFTGNLESLPPYAGYPRGRILYGSSEHRRPDPSFIRMLRAQGQQPPVVIDTSWLLVGHVDETVHVVRADNARGWTLAVSDPRTAMSLLKQAQRAGEGGQRLLADTVATDRPTIDEFLHHERVSGGNEEAARHIDRQLDVLLRATGLKAEELVRLPVLYVGIDPGGGLPRRSVAVTPALANGLSLTARDFAAPVPHGPRVAGRDLFRDEAERRLTANGVRVHWVENISWAHLNGGEVHCATNALREIHR; encoded by the coding sequence ATGGACCAACCACCGAGCACCCGGCGGACCCGCGTCCGCGTCCTCGCCTGCGCGGCCGTGGTGGCCGCGGCACTGTCCCCCACCGCCGCGCGGGCCGGCACACCCGCCGCTCCCGAGCTGCGGGCCCCGCAGGGCACCGTGCTGCTGCCCAACCTCGACGACGACGCCCGGCGCTGCACCGTACGCCCCGGTGACCTGGACCGGCTGGACGTGGCCGTGGACGAGCGCCTCGCCGCCTGCCACGACGCCGCCGACGACCAGGTCAACGGCCCCGAGGACGCCAAGGACCTCACCCCGGTGCGCGTACGGCCGATGAGCGTGGGGAAACGGGCGACCGGGCGCGTCGCGGTACCCGCCGCCCAGCGCCCGTACGCACGGATCTTCATCGAGCGCGACGGGCGGTACGTATCCCTGGGCACCGACGGCCGCATCGGTGCCGAGGAGCTGCGACGGGGCGCGCGGCTGGCCGTCGAGGGGCGTGACATCGTGCGCGACCCGGCCCGGTGGGACGGCCGGATCACCGTGACCCTCACCGTCACCGAGCACGACACCACCCGCCGTGCCCGGGTGACCCTGCGCACGGCACCGGTCCTCCTGCAGCACGACCTCCAACGGGCCGAGCACGTCTTCGCCGCCGCACCCGGCCCGGGCACGGGACAGCCCGTCGAGATCCCGGCCGCCACCCGCCGCCCCGGCCAGTGGCGGGCCTTCGCCGACTCGCTCCGCTCGGCGGCCCGGAAGGCCGGCCTGCCCGAGGGCGAACTCCGCTTCCAGCGCGGCACCGCCCCGTGGTGGCGGGACGTCTGGCGCCAGGACATCGCCGAACCCGGATACGTCACCAAACCCACCCCCGACGGCCCGCACACCATGCGTGTCCTGCTGCGGTCCCCCAACTACTGGGCCTCCGAGGACGGCCGCTCGGCCAGTCTGCGCCGCTCCGGGCGGCTGCTCCACCGTGATCTGCGCGGCCCGGACGTGGCCGTCGTCCAGCAGTACACCCCGCACCGCGACAAGAACGTCGACGAACTGCTGAACTTCACCGGCAACCTCGAATCGCTGCCGCCCTACGCCGGCTATCCACGGGGCCGGATCCTCTACGGCAGCTCCGAGCACCGCCGCCCCGACCCCTCGTTCATCCGGATGCTGCGCGCCCAGGGACAGCAGCCACCCGTCGTCATCGACACCTCATGGCTGCTCGTCGGGCACGTGGACGAGACCGTCCACGTCGTACGCGCCGACAACGCGCGCGGCTGGACCCTCGCCGTCTCCGACCCGCGCACGGCGATGAGCCTGCTGAAGCAGGCACAGCGCGCCGGCGAGGGAGGGCAGCGACTGCTCGCCGATACCGTCGCCACGGACCGGCCGACCATCGACGAGTTCCTGCACCACGAACGCGTGAGCGGCGGCAACGAGGAGGCCGCGCGGCACATCGACCGACAACTCGACGTCCTGCTGAGGGCCACCGGCCTGAAGGCGGAGGAACTCGTGCGGCTGCCGGTGCTGTACGTCGGTATCGACCCCGGCGGCGGACTGCCGCGCCGCTCCGTGGCCGTCACCCCCGCCCTCGCCAACGGACTGTCCCTCACCGCACGGGACTTCGCCGCGCCCGTGCCGCACGGGCCGCGCGTCGCCGGACGGGACCTCTTCCGCGACGAGGCCGAGAGGCGGCTGACCGCGAACGGTGTGCGGGTGCACTGGGTCGAGAACATCTCCTGGGCCCACCTCAACGGCGGCGAGGTGCACTGCGCCACCAACGCCCTGCGCGAGATCCACCGGTGA
- a CDS encoding polysaccharide deacetylase family protein, producing the protein MNRLTTAAARILTALSATVALVVGPVGAPRGDVPPPHADRADPRPVRSLFGKEIRRIPTTRPVVALTFNAAWDGAGVDTVLEVLRRRHAPATFFLTGQFAERHPTAARAMAAEHGIGNHSYSHPQFGGLTHREVVEEVSGADRAIRQATGAVPLPFFRFPYSATSVRGITEVNALGFADIEFTADTNGYLGTAGGMTVRKAVDRALAALTPGEIVQLHVGSADGHEPVLDARALPRIIDAVRARGFEIVDLRTLLVGRGAR; encoded by the coding sequence ATGAACCGATTGACCACCGCCGCGGCGCGGATCCTGACCGCCCTGTCGGCCACCGTGGCCCTGGTCGTGGGGCCGGTGGGGGCGCCGAGGGGCGATGTGCCCCCACCGCACGCGGACCGTGCCGATCCCCGGCCGGTGCGGAGTCTGTTCGGCAAGGAGATCCGGCGGATTCCCACCACACGGCCGGTGGTCGCACTGACGTTCAACGCCGCGTGGGACGGGGCCGGGGTGGACACCGTGCTGGAGGTGCTCCGCCGTCGGCACGCCCCGGCCACGTTCTTCCTGACGGGGCAGTTCGCCGAGCGCCACCCCACGGCGGCGCGGGCGATGGCGGCCGAGCACGGAATCGGCAACCACTCCTACAGCCACCCGCAGTTCGGCGGACTCACCCACCGCGAGGTGGTGGAGGAGGTGTCAGGGGCCGACCGGGCCATTCGTCAGGCGACCGGCGCGGTGCCGCTGCCGTTCTTCCGCTTCCCCTACAGTGCCACCTCGGTGAGGGGGATCACGGAGGTCAACGCCCTGGGGTTCGCGGACATCGAATTTACCGCCGACACCAACGGCTACCTCGGTACGGCCGGCGGTATGACGGTCCGAAAGGCCGTCGACCGGGCCCTGGCGGCCCTGACGCCCGGGGAGATCGTGCAGCTGCACGTCGGCAGCGCGGACGGTCACGAGCCCGTCCTCGACGCCCGGGCCCTGCCCCGGATCATCGACGCCGTCCGCGCCCGCGGCTTCGAGATCGTCGATCTGCGGACCCTCCTCGTCGGGCGAGGAGCCCGGTGA
- a CDS encoding diacylglycerol/lipid kinase family protein, with amino-acid sequence MGSVIARGAGQRWTARLAVVAAGGAGVLLLSVAGLRSVGLVAVGLGGLAVSAAAGWWALTRRGAVRGVALIVAVAAPVAVLASYVAARLLWLVLVSLGLWALAAAAGWAALRADVLPSTAPGRPVPPPERAFLLMNPRSGGGKAVRFGLKEKAQALGAEVLLLDAARHADIAALARDALARGADLLGVAGGDGTQALVAAVAAEHGVPFVVIPAGTRNHFALDLGLDRDDPARSLEALTDGMEFRVDLGRVGGRVFVNNASFGAYAEVVQSPAYREDKVGTVLRLLPGVLTHRHGPRLAVGAGAVTVDGPQAVLVSNNPYRVGDRAGLGRRDRLDGGVLGMVSVRADSAVEAADLLRGRRAPGLVSLTAGEVVVDADQPEVRAGVDGEALTLPTPVHCVSEPGALRVRVPRNRPGVPPARPRLDWRRLWTLAFTPGRADGPPAAERVRNARSGGSDHDRSHRGRPEYRGTTRAGRASSRSPVRSGPSAAPPAPSPRPDRRPPSAHRPRYRPWPRAERPGRRRRA; translated from the coding sequence ATGGGATCCGTCATCGCGCGTGGGGCGGGGCAGCGCTGGACGGCGCGGCTGGCGGTCGTGGCGGCCGGCGGCGCGGGGGTGCTCCTGCTGTCCGTGGCGGGGCTCCGGAGCGTGGGGCTGGTTGCCGTGGGGCTCGGGGGCCTGGCCGTCTCGGCGGCGGCCGGGTGGTGGGCGCTGACGCGCCGGGGTGCGGTGCGAGGCGTCGCGCTGATCGTGGCGGTGGCGGCGCCGGTGGCCGTGCTCGCGTCGTACGTGGCGGCGAGGCTGCTCTGGCTCGTCCTGGTCTCCCTGGGACTGTGGGCTCTGGCCGCCGCCGCGGGCTGGGCCGCGCTGAGGGCGGACGTCCTGCCCAGCACGGCGCCCGGGCGTCCCGTCCCACCGCCCGAGCGCGCCTTCCTGCTGATGAATCCGCGCTCGGGCGGCGGGAAGGCGGTGCGCTTCGGCCTGAAGGAGAAGGCGCAGGCACTGGGCGCGGAAGTGCTGCTGCTCGACGCCGCCCGGCATGCGGACATCGCCGCTCTCGCGCGCGACGCCCTCGCCCGCGGCGCGGACCTGCTCGGCGTGGCAGGTGGTGACGGGACACAGGCGCTGGTGGCGGCCGTGGCGGCGGAGCACGGGGTGCCGTTCGTGGTGATACCGGCCGGCACGCGCAATCATTTCGCCCTGGATCTCGGGCTCGACCGGGACGACCCGGCACGGAGCCTCGAGGCGCTCACCGACGGGATGGAGTTCCGGGTGGACCTCGGACGGGTCGGCGGGCGGGTCTTCGTCAACAACGCGTCCTTCGGTGCGTACGCGGAGGTCGTGCAGAGCCCCGCGTACCGTGAGGACAAGGTCGGCACCGTCCTGCGGCTGCTTCCCGGTGTGCTGACCCACCGGCACGGTCCCCGGCTGGCGGTCGGCGCGGGTGCCGTCACTGTCGACGGCCCGCAGGCCGTTCTGGTCAGCAACAACCCCTACCGGGTCGGTGACCGTGCGGGGCTGGGCAGGCGCGACCGGCTCGACGGCGGGGTACTGGGCATGGTGAGCGTCCGGGCCGACAGCGCGGTGGAGGCGGCCGACCTGCTGCGTGGCCGGCGCGCGCCCGGCCTGGTCTCCCTGACCGCCGGCGAGGTCGTCGTCGATGCCGATCAGCCGGAGGTGCGAGCCGGCGTCGACGGTGAGGCGCTGACTCTGCCGACTCCCGTGCACTGCGTGTCGGAGCCCGGTGCGCTGCGCGTACGCGTTCCCCGGAACCGCCCGGGCGTCCCGCCGGCGCGACCGCGCCTGGACTGGCGGCGCCTGTGGACGCTCGCCTTCACGCCGGGCCGCGCCGACGGTCCGCCGGCCGCCGAGCGGGTCCGAAACGCCCGCTCCGGTGGCTCCGATCACGATCGGAGCCACCGGGGACGGCCGGAGTACCGGGGGACTACCCGAGCCGGACGAGCTTCGAGCCGAAGCCCGGTTCGCTCAGGTCCTTCTGCAGCGCCACCGGCACCTTCGCCGCGCCCGGACCGTCGCCCACCGTCAGCACACCGACCTCGGTACCGGCCTTGGCCTCGTGCGGAACGGCCCGGCCGCCGTCGGCGAGCGTGA
- a CDS encoding cholesterol oxidase substrate-binding domain-containing protein — MTRERHPAGGLSRRSVLGAPVALAGGWTVIGREPRAAAASAAPPGFPASVELYREIYENWDGEVRTDALWTCAPRDSAEVVAVADWARSRGFAVRARGARHGWAPLTVADGTPASAKVVLVDTTRYLTAMRMESASPAAVRVQPGATMDALLAFLERHGFGLTAVPVVGALTVGGVLAVDGHGSAVPARGEQRRPGHGYGSLSNLVVSLKAVVWDGARRSYVERLFERSHPDCKAFLTHLGRSFVTEVTLRVGENYRLRCVNHLDVPATELFAPPGRGTGARSLAGYLDRAGRVVVSWFPFTTHPWVQVWSVTPQRPPLSRPVTSPYNYPFLNAVPRAVSDLAERVVKGAPALTPALGQLQYTVTAAGLTAGLAWDMWGWSKNVLLFVKPTAVRGTLGSHAILTGRGSVQRVVSEFAAFYRRLLEDYRARGLFPVNIGVEMRISGLDDPAEAGVPHAEPPALSAVRPREEHPDWDTAVWFDVATFAGTPGSHSFYRDLEDFYHRTYDGSYAAPRVEWSKRWAHTDEGAWRDPAVLGGRIPESFLQGPHPTWNWAVGTLDGYDPHRVFTTPLLDTLLRAGPPGGSRRTRPGLRTAARHSPPAGPSGPG, encoded by the coding sequence GTGACGCGGGAGCGGCACCCGGCCGGGGGGCTGTCGCGCCGTAGCGTGCTCGGCGCCCCCGTCGCGCTGGCCGGCGGATGGACGGTGATCGGCCGGGAGCCCCGGGCCGCCGCCGCGTCCGCCGCCCCGCCCGGCTTCCCCGCGTCCGTCGAGCTGTACCGCGAGATCTACGAGAACTGGGACGGCGAGGTCCGTACGGACGCGCTGTGGACGTGCGCCCCGCGGGACTCCGCCGAGGTGGTCGCGGTGGCCGACTGGGCCCGCTCCCGGGGCTTCGCCGTGCGGGCCCGCGGCGCCCGGCACGGCTGGGCGCCGCTGACCGTGGCCGACGGAACCCCGGCGTCGGCGAAGGTCGTCCTGGTCGACACCACCCGGTATCTGACGGCCATGCGCATGGAGTCCGCCTCGCCCGCCGCCGTACGGGTACAGCCCGGGGCGACCATGGACGCCCTGCTCGCCTTCCTGGAGCGGCACGGCTTCGGGCTCACCGCGGTGCCCGTCGTCGGTGCCCTGACGGTGGGGGGCGTGCTGGCGGTGGACGGGCACGGCAGCGCGGTACCGGCGCGCGGCGAGCAGCGGAGGCCGGGGCACGGTTACGGCTCGCTGAGCAATCTGGTCGTCTCGCTCAAGGCCGTGGTGTGGGACGGCGCCAGGCGTTCCTACGTCGAGCGCCTCTTCGAGCGCTCGCACCCCGACTGCAAGGCGTTCCTCACCCACCTCGGCCGGTCCTTCGTCACCGAAGTCACCCTGCGGGTGGGGGAGAACTACCGGCTGCGCTGCGTCAACCACCTCGACGTGCCGGCCACCGAACTGTTCGCACCGCCGGGCCGGGGCACCGGGGCCCGTAGTCTGGCCGGCTATCTGGACCGCGCCGGGCGGGTGGTCGTCTCCTGGTTCCCCTTCACCACGCACCCGTGGGTGCAGGTCTGGAGTGTCACCCCGCAGCGGCCCCCGCTGTCCCGCCCGGTGACGTCTCCGTACAACTACCCTTTTCTGAACGCCGTCCCCCGTGCGGTCTCCGACCTGGCCGAGCGGGTCGTCAAGGGCGCGCCCGCGCTGACCCCGGCTCTGGGACAGCTCCAGTACACCGTCACCGCGGCGGGTCTGACGGCGGGCCTGGCCTGGGACATGTGGGGCTGGTCGAAGAACGTCCTGCTGTTCGTGAAACCGACCGCCGTGCGCGGCACCTTGGGCAGCCACGCGATCCTGACCGGCCGCGGATCGGTGCAGCGTGTGGTGTCCGAGTTCGCCGCGTTCTACCGGCGGCTGCTGGAGGACTACCGCGCGCGGGGCCTGTTCCCGGTCAACATCGGCGTCGAGATGAGGATCAGCGGCCTCGACGACCCGGCGGAGGCAGGTGTGCCGCACGCGGAGCCTCCCGCGCTCTCCGCGGTCCGCCCTCGCGAAGAGCACCCCGACTGGGACACGGCGGTCTGGTTCGACGTCGCGACCTTCGCGGGGACTCCCGGCTCGCACTCCTTCTACCGGGATCTCGAGGACTTCTACCACCGCACGTACGACGGCTCCTACGCGGCACCCCGGGTGGAGTGGTCCAAGCGATGGGCACACACCGACGAGGGCGCCTGGCGCGATCCGGCGGTGCTGGGCGGGCGGATCCCCGAGTCCTTCCTCCAGGGGCCGCACCCCACGTGGAACTGGGCGGTCGGCACCCTCGACGGCTACGACCCGCACCGTGTCTTCACCACCCCCCTGCTGGACACCCTGCTGAGGGCGGGCCCGCCGGGCGGCTCCCGGCGGACCCGCCCCGGGCTCAGGACTGCGGCACGACATTCTCCGCCTGCGGGCCCTTCGGGCCCTGGGTGA
- a CDS encoding histone deacetylase translates to MNAVVPRRLDPLGVPAGPIDRVWYAAYGSNMDPRRLTYYLAGGRHPGGTRTYPGCADRRQPERSCAVLLPGLVYFATESPVWGGGRAFYEPDAEGEAPARAYLLSVAQFSGIAAQEMYESPGREVDLREVIAHGRARLGPGRYETLVCPGFLDGLPVVTFTAPWAVGEVAGRPPSPGYLRHLASGLMEAHGWTAGQAAGYLAGCPGAEGHWTPAEVAAVLRRPVL, encoded by the coding sequence GTGAACGCTGTCGTCCCCCGACGGCTCGACCCCTTGGGCGTGCCCGCCGGGCCCATCGACCGCGTCTGGTACGCCGCCTACGGTTCCAACATGGATCCGCGGCGTCTGACGTACTACCTCGCCGGGGGCCGGCATCCCGGCGGGACACGTACGTACCCGGGTTGCGCGGACCGCCGGCAGCCCGAGCGCTCCTGCGCCGTGCTGCTGCCGGGGCTCGTGTACTTCGCCACCGAGTCGCCCGTCTGGGGCGGGGGCCGGGCCTTCTACGAACCCGACGCCGAGGGCGAGGCACCGGCGCGCGCCTATCTCCTCTCGGTGGCGCAGTTCTCCGGCATCGCGGCTCAGGAGATGTACGAGAGCCCCGGACGGGAGGTGGATCTGCGGGAGGTGATCGCGCACGGCCGGGCGCGCCTCGGGCCGGGACGGTACGAGACCCTGGTGTGCCCGGGGTTTCTGGACGGTCTTCCCGTCGTCACCTTCACCGCCCCCTGGGCCGTCGGCGAGGTGGCCGGCCGTCCCCCGTCCCCCGGTTATCTGCGGCATCTCGCCTCGGGTCTCATGGAGGCGCACGGCTGGACCGCCGGGCAGGCGGCCGGTTATCTGGCCGGGTGTCCCGGAGCCGAGGGGCATTGGACGCCCGCGGAGGTCGCGGCCGTACTCCGACGGCCCGTCCTCTGA
- a CDS encoding gas vesicle protein GvpO, which yields MTNTAHGSDVSGNGAGKKRSPEQGRPPSAVEILRLARAQFAELTGTQPESVSSFERAEDGWVVRVEVLELARVPDTMSLLATYEVMLGPDGELTTYKRVRRYERGKADPT from the coding sequence ATGACGAACACAGCGCACGGCTCCGACGTTTCGGGGAACGGCGCGGGGAAGAAGCGGAGCCCCGAGCAGGGACGCCCGCCGTCCGCCGTGGAAATCCTGCGGCTCGCCCGCGCACAGTTCGCCGAACTCACCGGCACCCAGCCGGAGTCGGTCTCCTCCTTCGAACGCGCGGAGGACGGCTGGGTCGTCCGGGTCGAGGTCCTCGAACTCGCCCGGGTGCCCGACACGATGAGCCTGCTCGCGACCTATGAGGTCATGCTCGGGCCGGACGGCGAGCTCACCACGTACAAGCGCGTCCGGCGCTACGAGCGCGGGAAAGCGGACCCCACCTAG
- a CDS encoding DUF5988 family protein → MPTDEPQTAGTEIFLVGGPAELPPTWRLPPGQGDSTEVTVPHLNKNEHFARTTRTQAVGGGRELAVFAWSHSTAIAE, encoded by the coding sequence GTGCCCACCGACGAGCCTCAGACAGCCGGAACGGAAATCTTCCTGGTCGGAGGGCCGGCGGAGCTGCCCCCGACCTGGCGGCTGCCTCCGGGCCAGGGGGATTCGACCGAGGTGACGGTGCCGCACCTCAACAAGAACGAGCACTTCGCCCGCACGACGCGGACCCAAGCCGTGGGGGGCGGCCGCGAGCTCGCGGTCTTCGCGTGGTCCCACTCGACCGCCATCGCCGAATAG
- a CDS encoding TerD family protein: MSGLNKGLKKVEVTLKWDPSPSGTPANDLDIVAATYSADDPHGKPEYVVHFDSRSPDGTITLNRDSRTGQGFGTDEAMTLELDRLSSRYTRVVVGVVIQQGDGRKTFGEVPNTAVRVREDRTELVNDDFVGVFDATAATVAEFTRGASGEWVFRKAVRGFDTDPASFAALMGRNPSLPDF, encoded by the coding sequence GTGAGTGGTCTGAACAAGGGGCTCAAGAAGGTCGAGGTGACGCTCAAGTGGGACCCGAGTCCCTCGGGCACACCGGCCAACGACCTCGACATCGTCGCCGCGACCTACTCCGCGGACGATCCGCACGGCAAGCCCGAGTACGTCGTGCACTTCGACAGCCGGTCACCCGACGGCACCATCACCCTCAACAGGGACAGCCGTACCGGCCAGGGCTTCGGTACCGACGAGGCCATGACGCTGGAGCTGGACCGATTGTCCTCCCGGTACACCCGGGTCGTGGTGGGCGTCGTCATTCAGCAGGGCGACGGACGGAAGACCTTCGGCGAGGTGCCGAACACCGCTGTCCGGGTCCGTGAGGACCGTACGGAGCTGGTGAACGACGACTTCGTCGGTGTCTTCGACGCCACGGCGGCGACCGTCGCGGAATTCACCCGGGGCGCCTCGGGAGAGTGGGTGTTCCGCAAGGCCGTCCGCGGATTCGACACCGACCCGGCGTCCTTCGCCGCGCTGATGGGCCGGAACCCGAGCCTGCCGGATTTCTGA
- a CDS encoding cold-shock protein: MATGTVKWFNADKGFGFITQDDGGPDVFVHFSAIQTTGYKELLEGTKVEYDVTQGPKGPQAENVVPQS; the protein is encoded by the coding sequence ATGGCAACAGGCACGGTGAAGTGGTTCAACGCCGACAAGGGATTCGGGTTCATCACTCAAGACGACGGCGGTCCCGACGTTTTCGTCCACTTCTCAGCCATCCAGACCACCGGGTACAAGGAGCTGCTGGAAGGCACCAAGGTGGAGTACGACGTCACCCAGGGCCCGAAGGGCCCGCAGGCGGAGAATGTCGTGCCGCAGTCCTGA
- a CDS encoding alpha/beta hydrolase family protein, which yields MSRHPLRSAAAACFALLLAVLGGIPSAAAASPPTAPELPSPTGKQLIGTKSLHLVDTTRTDPWKPEAGHRQLMASLWYPALRPSARPAPYASAALSTAIFGTDALAAVRTHATVNAPAAPAARPLVVLSPGFGMSRLTLTTLAEELAGRGYVVAALDHTYEAPVEFPGGRIEPCLICERPDFGRVVPNRVKDIGFLLDRLTRPGTGVRVDATRIAVAGHSIGGASAVELLGTDSRVDAAANLDGDFFTAPPARALKRPVLLFGAQRTKDSVPNANWNERRRHFSGWQRWLDVPTGGHMTFTDVPWIGSRFDLGNRIPADQRDMAFGTLPGDRATPVVRAYVAAFMDRHLRGRPSPLLDRPSAAYPEVRFVK from the coding sequence ATGTCACGTCATCCCTTGCGGTCGGCTGCTGCCGCTTGCTTCGCCCTCTTGTTGGCCGTTCTCGGCGGCATACCGTCCGCCGCCGCGGCGTCCCCGCCGACCGCGCCGGAGTTGCCTTCCCCCACCGGGAAACAGCTGATCGGCACCAAGTCCCTGCATCTGGTGGACACCACCCGGACCGACCCGTGGAAGCCGGAAGCGGGCCACCGTCAGCTGATGGCGTCGCTGTGGTACCCGGCGCTGCGACCCTCCGCCCGGCCTGCCCCGTACGCGTCCGCCGCGCTGTCCACGGCCATATTCGGCACGGACGCGCTCGCCGCCGTACGCACCCATGCCACCGTGAACGCCCCCGCAGCGCCCGCTGCCCGCCCGCTGGTGGTCCTGTCCCCGGGGTTCGGGATGAGCCGCCTCACGCTGACCACCCTGGCCGAGGAACTGGCCGGCCGCGGCTACGTGGTGGCCGCGCTGGACCACACCTACGAGGCCCCGGTGGAGTTCCCCGGCGGCCGGATCGAACCGTGCCTGATCTGTGAGCGCCCGGACTTCGGCCGCGTCGTGCCCAACCGGGTCAAGGACATCGGCTTCCTGCTCGACCGGCTGACCCGCCCGGGCACCGGCGTCCGCGTCGACGCCACCCGCATCGCCGTGGCGGGGCACTCCATCGGCGGCGCGAGCGCCGTCGAACTCCTGGGCACCGACTCCCGTGTCGACGCCGCGGCCAATCTGGACGGCGACTTCTTCACCGCCCCGCCGGCGCGTGCCCTCAAGCGTCCGGTGCTGCTGTTCGGTGCCCAGCGGACCAAGGACTCCGTGCCCAACGCCAACTGGAACGAGCGGCGGCGGCACTTCTCCGGCTGGCAGCGCTGGCTCGACGTGCCCACGGGCGGCCACATGACCTTCACCGACGTCCCCTGGATCGGCAGCCGGTTCGACCTCGGCAATCGGATCCCCGCGGACCAGCGGGACATGGCCTTCGGCACCCTCCCCGGGGACCGGGCGACCCCCGTCGTCCGGGCGTACGTGGCCGCCTTCATGGACCGGCATCTGCGCGGCCGGCCGAGCCCCCTCCTGGACCGGCCCTCGGCCGCCTACCCCGAGGTCCGTTTCGTCAAGTAG
- a CDS encoding glycosyltransferase: MRVLIATVGSRGDVAPYTGLGVRLRQAGHEVTIATHDGFAGLVGQAGLGFRSLPLDPRAQLASAAGQRILRAGTGATAVMELLRMGRTIMPALGRGLLDAARQGTDLLLLSATTAPLGQVVAEALDVPTTGLFLQPLAPTGEFPPVLTGTRSLGRRGNLLMGHALQSAVDRLITPPVRELREQLGLPRRSAGAERRRAIRQGMPLLHGFSPCVVPRPSDWPPCMEVTGYWWPSPPPDWRPPPRLADFLASGPPPVYVGFGSLVVADAERLGAVIGSALRTARVRAVVQTGWSDLSVTGDDVLAVDEIPHHWLFPRMAAVVHHAGAGTTAAGLRAGVPAVPVPAQLDASFWARRLTALGVSPGPVPLAELSSGRLAAALRQAVEEPAHRHRAQALAARINAEDGAAGVVAAVERLPVRS; this comes from the coding sequence ATGCGTGTTCTGATCGCGACCGTCGGGTCCCGCGGCGACGTGGCCCCTTACACCGGGCTCGGAGTGCGCCTGCGGCAGGCCGGTCACGAGGTGACGATCGCCACGCACGACGGCTTCGCCGGCCTCGTCGGACAGGCCGGTCTCGGCTTCCGCTCCCTGCCCCTCGATCCCCGCGCCCAGCTCGCCTCTGCCGCCGGGCAGCGCATCCTCCGCGCCGGGACCGGTGCGACGGCCGTCATGGAACTGCTGCGGATGGGCCGCACCATCATGCCCGCCCTGGGGCGGGGCCTGCTCGACGCGGCACGGCAGGGCACCGATCTGCTGCTGTTGTCGGCCACCACGGCGCCCCTGGGCCAGGTCGTCGCCGAAGCGCTCGACGTGCCCACGACGGGTCTCTTCCTCCAGCCGCTCGCCCCCACCGGGGAGTTCCCGCCCGTGCTCACCGGGACCCGCTCCCTGGGCCGCCGGGGCAATCTGCTCATGGGCCACGCCCTCCAGTCGGCCGTCGACCGGCTCATCACACCCCCCGTCCGCGAGCTGCGCGAACAGCTCGGGCTGCCCCGCCGCAGCGCCGGGGCCGAACGGCGGCGGGCCATCCGGCAGGGCATGCCCCTCCTGCACGGCTTCTCCCCGTGCGTGGTGCCCCGGCCGTCCGACTGGCCGCCGTGCATGGAGGTGACCGGCTACTGGTGGCCCTCGCCCCCGCCGGACTGGCGGCCACCGCCCCGGCTGGCCGACTTCCTCGCCTCGGGACCGCCGCCGGTGTACGTGGGGTTCGGCAGCCTGGTCGTCGCGGACGCCGAACGGCTCGGCGCCGTCATCGGGTCCGCCCTGCGGACGGCCAGGGTCCGCGCGGTCGTCCAGACCGGCTGGTCGGATCTGTCGGTCACCGGCGACGACGTCCTGGCCGTCGACGAGATCCCGCACCACTGGCTCTTCCCGCGGATGGCGGCGGTCGTCCACCACGCGGGCGCCGGCACCACCGCGGCCGGGCTGCGGGCCGGTGTACCCGCGGTCCCCGTACCGGCCCAGTTGGACGCCTCGTTCTGGGCGCGGCGGCTGACCGCCCTGGGGGTGAGCCCCGGGCCCGTTCCCCTGGCCGAGCTGTCCTCCGGCCGGCTGGCGGCGGCACTGCGGCAGGCCGTGGAGGAGCCCGCCCACCGCCACCGGGCCCAGGCGCTCGCCGCCCGGATCAACGCCGAGGACGGCGCGGCGGGAGTCGTGGCAGCCGTGGAGCGGCTGCCGGTCCGTTCATGA